A window of Rhodococcus sp. SGAir0479 contains these coding sequences:
- a CDS encoding DUF885 domain-containing protein, whose protein sequence is MEPDALVRDYLLLGLRFDRLEEGFVDAYTGDPALRRQVENEPRPDPRRLAGDARALRADLAGGGLSEERTRFLDAHLTALECSARKFAGDDIGFVDEVAAYFDVRIEPGDEDVYREAHRRMDAVLPGPGTLTERMEAHRAADRIPPERLRDCVEAFNSALRDRVRAEYTLPDTERVDYEVVGDKPWSGFNYYLGDYRSTVAINSDLDQHMSNLPRLIAHESYPGHHTEHCRKEAGLVGAGQLEQTLFVVNTPQCLMAEGLADLALESIVGTTASGASGPGWGSWAQEIYADLGLRFDGARAEELSAASSGLLSVRQDAALMLHDRGASADAVEAFLQRWTLSSPERAKQSLRFLSSPLWRAYISTYVEGYRLLGGWLAQAPVGPQRSARFRRLLDDPLTPGALRDEVTSGGGAALGS, encoded by the coding sequence ATGGAACCGGACGCACTGGTACGCGACTACCTCCTGCTGGGCCTGCGATTCGATCGCCTCGAGGAGGGGTTCGTCGATGCGTACACCGGAGACCCGGCGCTGCGCCGCCAGGTGGAGAACGAGCCGCGTCCGGACCCGCGACGACTGGCCGGTGACGCCCGGGCGCTGCGCGCCGACCTCGCCGGCGGCGGGCTCTCGGAGGAACGCACTCGCTTCCTCGACGCGCATCTGACCGCGCTCGAATGCTCGGCCCGCAAGTTCGCGGGCGACGACATCGGCTTCGTCGACGAGGTCGCCGCCTACTTCGACGTACGCATCGAACCCGGCGACGAGGACGTGTACCGCGAGGCGCACCGGCGGATGGACGCCGTGCTGCCCGGACCGGGCACCCTCACCGAGCGCATGGAGGCGCACCGCGCCGCCGATCGCATCCCGCCCGAGCGGCTGCGCGACTGCGTGGAGGCGTTCAACAGCGCGCTGCGGGACCGCGTGCGCGCCGAGTACACGCTGCCGGACACCGAGCGCGTCGACTACGAGGTGGTGGGCGACAAGCCGTGGTCGGGCTTCAACTACTACCTCGGCGACTATCGATCCACGGTCGCGATCAACTCGGACCTGGACCAGCACATGTCGAATCTGCCGCGGCTGATCGCGCACGAGTCCTACCCGGGGCACCACACCGAGCACTGCCGCAAGGAGGCCGGGCTGGTGGGGGCGGGGCAGCTCGAGCAGACGCTCTTCGTCGTCAACACCCCGCAGTGCCTCATGGCGGAGGGACTGGCCGACCTCGCGCTCGAGTCGATCGTCGGGACCACGGCGAGCGGTGCCTCGGGTCCGGGGTGGGGAAGCTGGGCGCAGGAGATCTACGCCGATCTGGGGCTGCGGTTCGACGGCGCCCGCGCCGAGGAACTCTCGGCGGCCTCCAGCGGACTGCTCTCGGTGCGCCAGGACGCCGCGCTCATGCTGCACGACCGTGGGGCTAGCGCCGACGCCGTCGAGGCGTTCCTGCAGCGCTGGACGCTGTCGAGCCCCGAGCGCGCCAAGCAGAGCCTGCGGTTCCTGTCGTCGCCGCTGTGGCGCGCCTACATCAGCACCTACGTCGAGGGTTACCGGCTGCTCGGAGGGTGGCTGGCGCAGGCGCCGGTCGGCCCGCAGCGGTCCGCCCGGTTCCGTCGACTGCTCGACGACCCCCTCACTCCGGGAGCGCTGCGCGACGAGGTCACGAGCGGTGGCGGAGCCGCGTTGGGGAGCTGA
- a CDS encoding TetR/AcrR family transcriptional regulator, protein MDEIEAVRDRKPTQRDEQKRLTRRRLLECARDLFAAHGYAAVKIDDIASAAGCSRATFYLHFTGKTDVLRKIGSESMDPRAASVYADLDEVLGTGSRAEFTRWIERAIDWFDRNRAILPAWDEALVLEPDFREPARAAIAALPDAMPAYLARWGDERRREARVRIELLVTQLERFFTRWAVQGTIEIPRRQAAEVLTDIWFPALTPPQA, encoded by the coding sequence GTGGACGAGATCGAAGCGGTGCGGGACAGGAAGCCGACACAGCGGGACGAGCAGAAACGGCTCACCCGGCGCCGGCTCCTCGAGTGCGCGCGGGACCTCTTCGCGGCACACGGCTACGCCGCGGTGAAGATCGACGACATCGCGTCCGCGGCGGGCTGCAGCCGCGCCACGTTCTATCTGCACTTCACGGGCAAGACCGACGTCCTGCGCAAGATCGGCTCCGAATCCATGGATCCGCGCGCCGCCTCGGTGTACGCCGATCTCGACGAGGTACTCGGCACCGGCTCCCGCGCGGAGTTCACCCGGTGGATCGAGCGCGCCATCGACTGGTTCGACCGCAACCGCGCCATCCTGCCCGCGTGGGACGAGGCCCTGGTGCTCGAACCCGACTTCCGGGAACCGGCGCGGGCGGCCATCGCGGCGCTCCCGGACGCGATGCCGGCCTACCTCGCCCGCTGGGGCGACGAACGCCGGCGCGAGGCGCGGGTGCGCATCGAGCTCCTCGTCACCCAACTGGAGCGGTTCTTCACGCGCTGGGCGGTGCAGGGCACGATCGAGATTCCCCGCCGGCAGGCCGCGGAGGTGCTCACCGACATCTGGTTCCCGGCGCTCACGCCACCGCAGGCCTGA
- the glyA gene encoding serine hydroxymethyltransferase yields the protein MTAVPATDVNTASLAELDPEVATAMAGELSRQRDTLEMIASENFVPRAVLEAQGSVLTNKYAEGYPGRRYYGGCEFVDVVEDLARGRAKEVFGAEFANVQPHAGAQANAAVLMALMNPGEKLMGMDLAHGGHLTHGMKLNFSGKLYEVASYGVREDTHVVDMDQVRETALREKPQVLIAGWSAYPRHLDFAAFRSIADEIGAKLWVDMAHFAGLVAAGLHPSPVPHADVVSTTVHKTLGGPRSGMILAKKEWAKKLNSSVFPGQQGGPLMHAIAAKAVAMKIAGTPEFKARQERTLAGSKILAERLGGADVAGNGISVLTGGTDVHLVLVDLRHSQLDGQQGEDLLHEIGITVNRNAVPFDPRPPMNPSGLRIGTPALATRGFGDEQFTEVADIIATALAQGADADVPALRARVSKLAQDFPLYDGLENWGLLPKA from the coding sequence ATGACTGCTGTGCCTGCCACCGACGTGAACACCGCGTCCCTCGCCGAACTGGACCCCGAGGTCGCCACCGCGATGGCGGGTGAGCTGTCGCGTCAGCGTGACACCCTCGAGATGATCGCGTCGGAGAACTTCGTTCCCCGCGCAGTCCTCGAGGCCCAGGGCAGCGTGCTGACCAACAAGTACGCCGAGGGCTACCCGGGTCGCCGCTACTACGGCGGTTGCGAGTTCGTCGACGTCGTCGAGGATCTGGCCCGCGGTCGCGCAAAGGAGGTCTTCGGCGCGGAGTTTGCGAACGTCCAGCCGCATGCCGGCGCGCAGGCCAACGCCGCGGTGCTGATGGCGCTGATGAACCCGGGCGAGAAGCTGATGGGCATGGACCTCGCCCACGGCGGTCACCTCACCCACGGCATGAAGCTGAACTTCTCCGGCAAGCTGTACGAGGTCGCGTCCTACGGCGTCCGTGAGGACACCCACGTGGTCGACATGGACCAGGTCCGCGAGACCGCGCTGCGCGAGAAGCCGCAGGTGCTGATCGCCGGCTGGTCCGCCTACCCGCGTCACCTCGACTTCGCGGCGTTCCGCTCGATCGCCGACGAGATCGGCGCCAAGCTGTGGGTCGACATGGCGCACTTCGCCGGTCTGGTCGCCGCGGGTCTGCACCCGTCGCCGGTTCCGCACGCGGACGTCGTCTCCACCACCGTCCACAAGACCCTCGGTGGCCCCCGCTCCGGCATGATCCTGGCGAAGAAGGAGTGGGCGAAGAAGCTCAACTCCTCGGTGTTCCCCGGCCAGCAGGGCGGCCCGCTCATGCACGCGATCGCCGCGAAGGCCGTCGCGATGAAGATCGCCGGCACTCCGGAGTTCAAGGCCCGCCAGGAGCGCACCCTGGCCGGTTCCAAGATCCTGGCCGAGCGTCTCGGTGGCGCCGACGTCGCCGGCAACGGCATCTCGGTTCTCACCGGTGGCACCGACGTCCACCTGGTGCTGGTCGACCTGCGCCACTCGCAGCTCGACGGCCAGCAGGGCGAGGATCTGCTGCACGAGATCGGCATCACGGTCAACCGCAACGCGGTGCCGTTCGACCCGCGCCCGCCGATGAACCCGTCGGGCCTGCGCATCGGCACCCCGGCGCTCGCGACCCGCGGTTTCGGTGACGAGCAGTTCACGGAGGTCGCCGACATCATCGCGACCGCCCTCGCCCAGGGCGCCGACGCCGACGTGCCGGCCCTGCGCGCCCGCGTGTCCAAGCTGGCGCAGGACTTCCCGCTCTACGACGGCCTGGAGAACTGGGGTCTGCTGCCCAAGGCCTGA
- a CDS encoding serine hydrolase domain-containing protein, with protein MTAVEGFADPAFDGLRELLQRNLSDGTDVGASVAVVADGEQVVDLWGGTADVDTGARWVKDTIVNTYSLTKTMTTLAALVLVDRGRLDLDAPVARYWPEFASNGKSGILVRHVLGHTSGVSGWEQRVTLADVCDAPRAEDLLAEQAPWWEPGTASGYHATNFGHLVGGMVRRITGVGLGEFFATEVAEACGADYFIGTPADVDPRVAPLIAPPPTGFDYAALPPDGVFVKTMTNPVIPVPETSSRMWRGADIGGANGHGNARSVALVQSVVSHAGRTPTGAQLLRPETVERIFDVQADGTDRVLGVALRFGLGYALPAPAVHPSIPEGRVCWWTGYGGSIVVNDLDRRMTFAYVMNKMNPQLVGAPRTDAYVAQAYAGL; from the coding sequence GTGACAGCCGTCGAGGGATTCGCCGACCCCGCGTTCGACGGTCTGCGAGAGTTGTTGCAGCGCAATCTGTCCGACGGTACCGACGTCGGTGCGTCCGTGGCCGTCGTGGCGGACGGGGAGCAGGTGGTGGACCTGTGGGGCGGGACCGCCGACGTCGACACCGGTGCGCGCTGGGTCAAGGACACGATCGTCAACACGTACTCGCTGACGAAGACCATGACGACGCTCGCGGCCCTGGTTCTCGTCGACCGGGGCCGCCTCGACCTCGACGCGCCGGTCGCGCGCTACTGGCCGGAATTCGCCTCGAACGGCAAGAGCGGGATACTCGTTCGGCACGTGCTCGGACACACGTCCGGTGTCAGCGGCTGGGAGCAGCGGGTGACGCTCGCCGACGTCTGCGACGCACCCCGCGCCGAGGACCTGCTCGCCGAGCAGGCGCCGTGGTGGGAGCCGGGAACGGCGTCGGGTTACCACGCCACCAACTTCGGGCACCTCGTCGGCGGCATGGTCCGCCGCATCACCGGGGTCGGTCTGGGCGAGTTCTTCGCCACCGAGGTCGCGGAGGCGTGCGGGGCCGACTACTTCATCGGCACACCCGCCGACGTCGACCCGCGGGTCGCACCGCTGATCGCGCCGCCGCCCACCGGGTTCGACTACGCGGCGCTGCCGCCGGACGGGGTCTTCGTCAAGACGATGACCAATCCCGTGATCCCGGTCCCCGAGACGTCGAGCCGCATGTGGCGCGGCGCCGACATCGGGGGAGCGAACGGCCACGGCAACGCCCGCTCGGTGGCGCTCGTCCAATCCGTCGTCTCGCACGCCGGCCGGACGCCGACGGGTGCGCAGTTGCTGCGGCCGGAGACCGTCGAACGGATCTTCGACGTCCAGGCCGACGGTACCGACCGGGTACTCGGGGTGGCACTGCGTTTCGGACTCGGCTACGCGTTGCCGGCCCCGGCCGTCCACCCGTCGATCCCCGAGGGTCGGGTGTGTTGGTGGACCGGCTACGGCGGCTCGATCGTCGTCAACGACCTCGACCGCCGCATGACGTTCGCCTACGTCATGAACAAGATGAACCCGCAGCTCGTCGGTGCACCGCGCACCGACGCCTACGTCGCACAGGCGTACGCGGGTCTGTAG
- a CDS encoding alpha/beta hydrolase has translation MVAIAATLTALTLAAAPSVPAAVPDAPPASQAGTAAIVKATAVTDRLVLLSVASPAMGREVPVYVLTPADPGAARGVLYLLDGNSGTPERTNWLDPAKGNAQGFYADKNVNVVMPVGGTGSLYQDWQQDNPKFGRVRWETFLAEELPPLVDDHFRTNGRNVIGGISSGAQGALMLAARYPELYDGAVGYSGCYLTDGPVGKALTDLIVLNGNGNAELMWGPQGGAAWTDHDLFANAHRLAGKKIYLSSGTGSAGPHETLDRPDLANLLVVGGALEAGSNMCTEQLAGALRDAGADVTRSAQPVGVHAWTYWRDEVARSWPTVEAALA, from the coding sequence GTGGTCGCGATCGCCGCGACGCTCACGGCACTCACGCTCGCCGCCGCCCCGTCGGTGCCCGCCGCGGTCCCCGACGCCCCGCCGGCATCGCAGGCCGGTACGGCCGCCATCGTCAAGGCCACTGCCGTCACCGATCGTCTGGTCCTACTCAGTGTCGCGTCACCGGCGATGGGCCGCGAGGTGCCCGTGTACGTGCTCACCCCCGCCGATCCCGGCGCCGCCCGGGGTGTCCTGTATCTGCTCGACGGCAACTCGGGCACCCCCGAGCGCACCAACTGGCTCGATCCGGCCAAGGGCAACGCGCAGGGGTTCTACGCCGACAAGAACGTCAACGTCGTGATGCCCGTCGGTGGCACCGGCAGCCTCTACCAGGACTGGCAGCAGGACAACCCGAAGTTCGGCCGCGTCCGCTGGGAGACGTTCCTGGCGGAGGAACTTCCGCCGCTCGTCGACGACCACTTCCGCACCAACGGCCGCAACGTGATCGGTGGAATCTCGTCGGGTGCGCAGGGCGCGTTGATGCTCGCGGCCCGCTATCCCGAGCTGTACGACGGTGCCGTCGGCTACAGCGGTTGCTATCTCACCGATGGACCGGTGGGCAAGGCGCTCACCGACCTGATCGTGCTGAACGGCAACGGGAACGCCGAGCTGATGTGGGGTCCGCAGGGCGGTGCGGCATGGACCGACCACGACCTGTTCGCCAATGCCCACCGCCTCGCCGGGAAGAAGATCTACCTCTCGTCCGGGACCGGATCGGCGGGGCCGCACGAGACTCTCGACCGCCCGGATCTGGCCAATCTGCTCGTCGTCGGGGGCGCGCTCGAGGCCGGTTCCAACATGTGCACCGAGCAACTGGCCGGAGCCCTGCGCGACGCGGGCGCGGACGTCACCCGCAGCGCGCAACCGGTGGGCGTCCACGCCTGGACGTACTGGCGTGACGAGGTGGCCCGGTCGTGGCCGACCGTGGAGGCCGCGCTCGCCTGA
- a CDS encoding isoprenyl transferase has product MKMRGLLYSIYERRLLSRLDGLQHPRHVAVMCDGNRRWARENGFTDVSHGHRMGARKIAELLRWCDAAGIEMATIYLLSTENLRRDPEELDTLLEIITEVVEEISGPGKNWSVKIVGTLDLLPEDQARRLREAAEGTRGRTGTHVNVAVGYGGRQEIADAVQALLRAKMAEGLTGDDLVKAMSVEGIDSHLYTSGQPDPDLVIRTSGEQRLSGFLLWQSAYSEIWFTEAYWPEFRRVDFLRALRDYAARHRRFGT; this is encoded by the coding sequence GTGAAGATGCGCGGCCTGCTGTACAGCATCTACGAGCGACGGCTCCTGAGCCGTCTCGACGGTTTACAGCATCCGCGACATGTAGCGGTGATGTGTGACGGAAACCGGCGCTGGGCGCGGGAGAACGGCTTCACCGACGTGAGTCACGGGCACCGGATGGGTGCCCGCAAGATCGCCGAACTGCTGCGCTGGTGCGACGCCGCCGGCATCGAGATGGCCACGATCTACCTCCTGTCCACCGAGAATCTCCGGCGCGATCCCGAGGAGCTCGACACCCTCCTCGAGATCATCACGGAGGTCGTCGAGGAGATCTCCGGTCCTGGCAAGAACTGGAGCGTGAAGATCGTCGGCACGCTGGACCTGCTGCCCGAGGATCAGGCCCGGCGTCTGCGGGAGGCCGCCGAGGGCACACGCGGACGCACCGGCACCCACGTCAACGTCGCCGTCGGTTACGGCGGTCGCCAGGAGATCGCCGACGCCGTGCAGGCGCTGTTGCGGGCCAAGATGGCCGAGGGGCTCACGGGCGACGACCTCGTCAAGGCGATGAGTGTGGAGGGCATCGACAGCCACCTTTACACGTCGGGGCAGCCGGACCCGGACCTCGTCATCCGGACGTCGGGGGAGCAGAGGCTCTCGGGCTTCCTGTTGTGGCAGAGCGCGTACTCCGAGATCTGGTTCACGGAGGCCTACTGGCCGGAGTTTCGCCGCGTCGATTTCCTGCGCGCCCTGCGCGACTACGCCGCGCGGCACCGGCGGTTCGGTACGTAG
- the coaA gene encoding type I pantothenate kinase: MARVSESSPYVEFDRKQWRKLRKATPLVLTEEELVGLRGLGEQIDLDEVAEVYLPLARLIHLQVAARQRLFAATATFLGDKHPDRQVPFVIGVAGSVAVGKSTTARVLQALLARWEHHPRVDLVTTDGFLYPTAELTRRGIMHRKGFPESYDRRKLLRFVTEVKSGAEEVAAPVYSHTSYDVIPGQYHLVRQPDILIIEGLNVLQTGPRLMVSDLFDFSIYVDARIEDIEAWYIKRFLALRKTSFADPDAHFHHYAALSDEHATLAAEDIWNSINRPNLVENILPTRPRATLVLRKDADHTINRLRLRKL, encoded by the coding sequence ATGGCACGGGTGAGCGAATCCAGCCCCTACGTCGAGTTCGACCGCAAGCAGTGGCGCAAGCTCCGCAAGGCGACGCCGCTGGTCCTCACCGAGGAAGAACTCGTCGGGCTCCGGGGCCTCGGCGAACAGATCGATCTCGACGAGGTCGCCGAGGTCTATCTGCCGCTCGCTCGTCTGATCCATCTGCAGGTTGCCGCCCGCCAGCGGCTGTTCGCCGCGACCGCAACCTTCCTCGGGGACAAGCACCCCGACCGACAGGTGCCGTTCGTCATCGGTGTCGCCGGTAGCGTCGCGGTGGGCAAGTCGACCACGGCCCGCGTGCTGCAGGCGCTGCTCGCTCGCTGGGAGCACCACCCGCGCGTCGACCTCGTCACCACCGACGGATTCCTCTACCCCACCGCCGAGCTGACCCGCCGCGGCATCATGCACCGCAAGGGTTTTCCGGAGAGCTACGACCGTCGCAAGCTGCTGCGGTTCGTGACCGAGGTCAAATCGGGAGCCGAAGAGGTTGCGGCCCCGGTGTATTCACACACGTCCTACGACGTGATCCCCGGCCAGTACCACCTCGTCCGTCAGCCCGACATCCTCATCATCGAGGGGCTGAACGTGCTGCAGACCGGGCCGCGGCTGATGGTCTCGGACCTGTTCGACTTCTCGATCTACGTCGACGCGCGCATCGAGGACATCGAGGCGTGGTACATCAAACGCTTTCTCGCGCTGCGCAAGACGTCGTTCGCGGATCCGGACGCGCATTTCCACCACTACGCGGCGCTGTCCGACGAACACGCGACCCTCGCGGCCGAGGACATCTGGAACTCCATCAACCGGCCGAATCTGGTCGAGAACATCCTCCCGACCCGTCCACGCGCAACGTTGGTGCTGCGCAAGGACGCCGATCACACCATCAACCGGCTGCGGCTGCGCAAGCTCTGA
- a CDS encoding flavin-containing monooxygenase yields MPQLPTVCIIGAGCSGFTTAKRLKDHGIPYDCFEASDDVGGNWYYKNPTGMSSCYESLHIDTSSTRLQFEDFPVPDDWPHFPHHSLMHGYFRDYVEKFGLRETITFGTKVVRAERLADGRWAVTLDTGQTRTYDALVVANGHHWDPRMPEYPGSFDGQIIHSHDYLNAFDPIDMRGKNIVVVGMGNSALDIASELSHRSIARHVWVSARRGVWVLTKYRDGKPADKMMMPPWMPRKLGLAIARRKIKKSLGRMQDYGLPEPDHEPLGAHPSVSIDFLAKAGSGDLTCVPAIASLDGDHVRLVDGRRIPADVIVCATGYNMSFPFFDDPSLQPDEQHRFPLFKRIMQPGVDNLFFMGLAQASPTIVNLAEQQSKLVAGVLTGTYAPPSDDEMRRIIEVDDAASLAQYYQTPRHTIQVDFARYVRDLKKEIAAGEKRAQRTPVGAR; encoded by the coding sequence ATGCCACAGCTGCCCACGGTGTGCATCATCGGTGCCGGTTGTTCCGGGTTCACCACGGCCAAGCGGCTCAAGGACCACGGGATCCCGTACGACTGCTTCGAGGCTTCCGACGACGTCGGCGGCAACTGGTACTACAAGAACCCCACCGGCATGTCGTCGTGCTACGAGAGCCTGCACATCGACACGTCCTCCACGCGACTGCAGTTCGAAGACTTCCCGGTCCCCGACGACTGGCCGCACTTTCCGCACCATTCGCTCATGCACGGCTACTTCCGGGACTACGTGGAGAAGTTCGGGTTGCGGGAGACCATCACCTTCGGCACCAAGGTGGTGCGGGCCGAGCGTCTCGCCGACGGCCGCTGGGCGGTCACGCTCGACACCGGGCAGACCCGCACCTACGACGCGCTCGTCGTCGCGAACGGCCACCACTGGGATCCGCGGATGCCGGAGTACCCCGGCAGCTTCGACGGACAGATCATCCACAGCCACGACTACCTCAACGCGTTCGATCCGATCGACATGCGCGGCAAGAACATCGTCGTGGTCGGCATGGGCAACTCCGCGCTGGACATCGCCTCCGAACTCTCGCACCGGTCGATCGCCCGGCACGTCTGGGTGTCGGCGCGGCGCGGGGTGTGGGTGCTGACGAAGTACCGTGACGGCAAGCCGGCCGACAAGATGATGATGCCGCCGTGGATGCCGCGCAAGCTCGGGCTGGCGATCGCACGGCGCAAGATCAAGAAGTCCCTGGGGCGGATGCAGGACTACGGGCTGCCGGAGCCGGACCACGAGCCGCTGGGCGCACACCCGTCGGTGAGCATCGACTTCCTGGCCAAGGCCGGCTCGGGAGACCTCACGTGCGTGCCGGCGATCGCCTCGCTCGACGGCGACCACGTCCGACTGGTGGACGGCCGACGGATCCCGGCCGACGTCATCGTGTGCGCCACCGGCTACAACATGAGCTTTCCGTTCTTCGACGACCCGTCACTGCAGCCCGACGAGCAGCACCGCTTCCCGCTGTTCAAGCGGATCATGCAGCCCGGGGTCGACAACCTCTTCTTCATGGGACTCGCGCAGGCCTCACCCACGATCGTCAATCTGGCCGAGCAGCAGAGCAAACTCGTCGCCGGTGTCCTCACCGGGACGTACGCACCGCCGTCCGACGACGAGATGCGCCGGATCATCGAGGTCGACGACGCGGCCAGCCTGGCGCAGTACTACCAGACCCCACGGCACACGATCCAGGTCGACTTCGCGCGTTACGTGCGCGACTTGAAGAAGGAGATCGCCGCGGGCGAGAAGCGCGCGCAGCGCACGCCGGTGGGCGCGCGGTGA
- a CDS encoding wax ester/triacylglycerol synthase domain-containing protein: MTTTPERTGRGVVRLAPQDAEFVYREGERHISNATGIYMFDTTAEAAPITGREAVEWMRARLGCSAVFTRTLRRLPWELDYPFWVPDPTLDLTQHVFVEPVDGPGWDAFRGHVSRIAGRPLDLTRPPWELHFLTGVTGIAGLPERMTVAVLRCHHSAGDGIAARDLGLQIFGRDAAHPPVPSTPDAWSLPAELVGAVRRLPAGWRAFRTGLATTGAVSKRVAAEVAAGRIAPPAPRRPATRFNNRITPDLTFDTVRFSPTDIRAVQAVVDGVTFNDVLLTTVSGGLAAYLAEKGETPAGSLAAMVPMSLRGTRPGVAQESGGDRANHLALMSVDLHTDIDDPIERLRAVTASVRAEKHRHRHPDVQAAARRVESSPAWFLAGTTRLLRFRRPPEGTVDAFNTMISNIPWTGDDLVLRNAPLVRSFGLLGIVDGVGLRHLVVSHHGDEIEISFCADTAMMPDTERYGELLRGAFRALVERANRQ; the protein is encoded by the coding sequence GTGACCACCACCCCCGAGCGCACCGGCCGCGGAGTAGTCCGACTGGCCCCGCAGGACGCGGAATTCGTCTACCGCGAGGGCGAGCGGCACATCTCGAACGCGACCGGGATCTACATGTTCGACACCACCGCCGAGGCCGCACCGATCACCGGACGTGAGGCCGTCGAGTGGATGCGGGCGCGGCTCGGCTGCAGCGCCGTCTTCACCCGCACACTCCGGCGACTGCCCTGGGAACTGGACTATCCGTTCTGGGTACCCGACCCCACACTCGACCTCACGCAGCACGTGTTCGTCGAACCCGTGGACGGGCCGGGGTGGGATGCCTTCCGGGGCCACGTCTCCCGGATCGCGGGCCGCCCGCTCGATCTGACCCGCCCTCCGTGGGAACTGCACTTCCTGACCGGCGTCACCGGGATCGCGGGGCTTCCCGAACGAATGACCGTGGCCGTCCTCCGCTGCCACCACAGCGCCGGTGACGGCATCGCCGCTCGCGACCTGGGCCTGCAGATCTTCGGCCGCGACGCGGCGCACCCGCCCGTGCCGTCGACGCCGGACGCGTGGTCGCTCCCGGCGGAACTGGTCGGCGCCGTGCGGCGGCTACCGGCCGGGTGGCGCGCGTTTCGCACCGGCCTCGCGACGACCGGCGCCGTGTCGAAGCGCGTCGCCGCCGAGGTCGCGGCCGGACGGATCGCGCCGCCCGCGCCCCGCAGGCCCGCGACGCGGTTCAACAACCGGATCACCCCGGATCTGACGTTCGACACCGTGCGGTTCTCACCGACGGACATCCGCGCCGTGCAGGCCGTCGTCGACGGCGTGACCTTCAACGACGTACTGCTGACCACCGTTTCCGGCGGTCTCGCCGCCTACCTCGCAGAGAAGGGGGAAACCCCGGCCGGCTCGCTGGCGGCGATGGTCCCGATGTCGCTGCGCGGCACGCGACCGGGCGTCGCGCAGGAATCCGGGGGCGACCGCGCGAACCACCTCGCGCTGATGTCCGTCGACCTGCACACCGACATCGACGATCCGATCGAGCGGCTTCGCGCGGTCACCGCGTCGGTGCGCGCGGAGAAGCACCGGCACCGCCATCCGGACGTCCAGGCCGCCGCGAGGCGTGTCGAGTCGTCCCCCGCGTGGTTCCTCGCGGGCACGACCCGACTCCTGCGGTTCCGGCGGCCACCCGAGGGAACCGTCGACGCGTTCAACACCATGATCAGCAACATTCCGTGGACGGGTGACGACCTGGTGCTCCGAAACGCGCCGCTGGTCCGAAGTTTCGGCCTGCTCGGAATCGTCGACGGCGTCGGGCTGCGGCACCTCGTCGTGTCACACCACGGCGACGAGATAGAGATATCGTTCTGCGCCGATACCGCGATGATGCCGGACACCGAACGTTACGGCGAGTTGCTCCGCGGCGCGTTCCGCGCGTTGGTCGAGCGCGCGAATCGGCAGTAG
- the trhA gene encoding PAQR family membrane homeostasis protein TrhA, whose translation MTSLGLDDLASALPVKPRMRGWIHVWSLVVAALASIALVVLAFTLASPRAGVATVVYGSTVCGLFAVSATYHRVHWRTVRARTWMKRADHSMIFVFIAGSYTPFGLLALPPETGRTLLAVVWFGALAGVALKMLWPTAPRWVGVPLYLLLGWAIVPVAGELVHEAGVAPMVLLAVGGVLYSVGAILYAAKWPDPWPATFGHHEFFHAATAVAALCHFVAVCLVVFG comes from the coding sequence ATGACGTCTCTCGGGCTCGACGACCTCGCGTCGGCGTTACCCGTCAAACCGCGGATGCGCGGGTGGATCCACGTGTGGTCGCTCGTGGTGGCTGCGCTGGCGAGCATCGCGCTGGTGGTGCTGGCGTTCACGCTGGCATCACCGCGTGCCGGGGTGGCCACCGTCGTCTACGGGTCGACGGTGTGCGGGCTGTTCGCGGTGAGCGCCACGTACCACCGCGTCCACTGGCGCACGGTCCGCGCCCGGACCTGGATGAAACGCGCCGACCACTCGATGATCTTCGTGTTCATCGCCGGTAGCTACACCCCGTTCGGCCTGCTGGCGCTGCCTCCCGAGACGGGGAGGACCCTTCTCGCCGTCGTCTGGTTCGGCGCCCTCGCCGGAGTGGCCCTGAAGATGCTGTGGCCCACCGCCCCTCGCTGGGTGGGTGTCCCGCTGTACCTGCTGCTGGGCTGGGCCATCGTCCCGGTGGCGGGCGAACTCGTCCACGAGGCAGGGGTCGCACCGATGGTCCTGTTGGCCGTCGGCGGGGTCCTGTACAGCGTCGGGGCGATCCTCTATGCCGCGAAGTGGCCCGATCCGTGGCCCGCCACTTTCGGACACCACGAGTTCTTCCATGCGGCAACGGCAGTCGCTGCCCTGTGCCACTTCGTCGCGGTCTGCCTGGTGGTGTTCGGGTAG